ATGATCAACCCCTAAAACTTGTTCGGAGACTGTGACCATCCTTTAAGGCAGGAAAGTATTGATGATACAATCAAAAATGCAAAACACATGATTTGATTGGGTAAAAAGTTCAGAAGATGAATGTTATAGTCTCATGCTTCCACCTCTGTCTACAAACATAATCTATGCATTCAGAATTACAACGATGACTATGGCCTAAACGATGGCTCCAACGATAAATTGCAGCAGCTCCTCTCGGTCAAATGGGTCGATGCTGTGAGTGTCAACCAGTGCAGCTGCAGCAAAAGACAAAGAAGCAAGTAAACATAAAGCCTGACCGGAACTTCTGTCGAGCTGCTCATTGCAGAGAAATTCACCTCACCTGTTTAGAAGCATTTATCAGAAGTTACAACTACAGAAGGCGGTAGAGAGGAATATCTGCATTAGTATTTAGAGATTCCTTTCATATGCATGTTCCAGAAAAGTACAGCGTAGGATGACATAATATTTTTGTCTACATGAACATTCTCCAGCCTGAGGTCAGTATGTGCATTCCTCGGGCACCAGATCAACACATTAATTCCAGTTAATTGAAGTTTGTACTGGATTCTGTTGATTCTAGACAAGGAGCTGCAAATCACACGGAAAATTTAGTGAATTAATTAGCTCATTTGAGTGAAGCACAAATAAAGCATGCACATTAGCCCATCAAAAATACAAAAGTAATGTACACACTTATGTGGCTGGCTGTCCTCCTCTCCTAAAGTTTCTACACAACTCCAGTACTCCATCCATGATTTTTTATCTTGTCAACATAGCCGTACAGCATAGTCCTTCCTTAATTTCTCTTGTTCTTCACTAACTGCAGCAAGTTGGCTGCAGAGAGACAAGTAAAGCATACCCACATCAATTCTTGACAACAGAAGGATGAAAACAGCATGTCACTCATAATGCAGCCTAAGCTAGACTGGAAATAATAAACAGATCCACTATAAGTTTTGTTTTTTGTACACAAGCAATTAACAACGTCAAATCCTCAGCATAGACCCGCATAAGACCATAAATCTTCCAATGCTCAAGATTACTTCACAAAAAATAGATACAGAAACAGTTTGAAAATAGCAGCAAATTACCAAGTGCATAGAATGAACACATGCATTCTTTCTTTTGCTTACATTCTTAACAATCACAATGAAAGGgctatgatttttttttaaaaactggGCATTACAATCCTGCCCAACATGCTGGCTGCCTAAGCATTCTAAGCATCCATAGAGGTAGGAAACAGGAGAATGGAAATTCATCTTCACATATGCAGTCCATGTATGTATAGAAATATTCCAGTAGCACTCTTACCGTAATATTTCCGAAACATTGTACAGATGACTAAAATTATGTGTCATGCAATTACATTTTCGGAATGTATTAAAACACCTATTGCATGTCACCATTGTAAATACAATGAAATGATTAGTTTTCAGAATCCTACGTTCAAACATAGCAGAACAAAGGAAAATACCTTCTGCCTCCCTGCAAAAACATGCATATGCAGAACAATGTGGATGCTCATCCATTTCTATTTATGTAGGCTAGCATATGAATTCTGGCACAAATGGCAGTAGGTAACaattagaggatcacaaaaatgcTTCCTAATCAATAACACTGAGGTGACAGTTGGTAAGCGTGTTTTTGGAAAAATAACACACAAAAAGCCTACATAATAAGGGAACCTTGACTGGCATGCCTAATTTTTGAAACGTAATTAAAATTACAGAGTGTAGAACCGGGGATACAAAAATACAAATCAAAAGTTGATCTGGGTGCCTACCTTTTACTGAGAGCATATTTAGACTGGAGTATGGAACTCATGTAGCAGGAGCTGCTTGCCTACTAATTGCGTTGAGACAAATTACATTCAAGGAaccttacaacaacaacaacaacaacaacaacaacaacaacaacaacaacaacaacaacaacaacaacaacaacaacaacaacaacaaagcctttagtcccaaacaagttggggtaggctagaggtgaaacccataagatctcgcaaccaactcatggctctggcacatggatagcaagcttccacgcacccctgtccatagctagctctttggtgatactccaatccttcaggtctctcttaacggactcctcccatgtcaaattcggtctaccccgccctctcttgacattctccgcacgctttagccgtccactatgcattggagcttctggaggcctgcgctgaatatgcccaaaccatctcagacgatgttggacaagcttctcttcaattggtgctaccccaactctatctcgtataacATTCAAGGAACCTTCCTCTCACTAATTCTCATGTGTAAGAGTAAGACAATATGATGACGGGTACTCAAAGTAGAAAAATGCTTCTTCCAGAGCATTCATTGCAAATTGTGAATTTCCTGTCCCCCAAAACAGGATCAAAGATCTGAATGAAGCTACCTAATCCTAGAAAGCAAGCGGCAGGTCCTAATTGTACAAACAGACTCTGCTCCCAGATCCCCAAAACAAAATCGATTTCTCCGTACCAAAATCTTACACACCCAGGACCATGTTCCAATCATCAATATACACGACCAAGCTAGAGAGAAGCGTACCCTGGGCAACTCGCTTGCCTGCTTGAGACGGGGAGGAGTAGCTTTGGGCGCCCGAGCTtggaaacggaggaggaggaggcttgatGCCGGGATGTTTGAGGTCCGCGCTGGCCAAAGACGCAGTGTCACCCGAGGCGACAGAGGAGCCAGCCGGAGGCGTGGGATGCTGTGCCTGCGTCCATGGAGCCGTCGCCCCGGGAACTGTCGCGTTTAGGGTTAGCCGCGGAGCCGTGCACGatggtggaacgacaaggcggcgGCAGTCAGGaatggaggcggcggcagctgcagcTTTTCACTTgggagggaggcattgggaagagagagagaggcgatggagggggcgaggcggcgtatgttttttttgagacaaaaagGCGGCGTATGCGAGGATAGCCGTGGTGGGGAATGGGCCATGGTGGGCCCTCCAACCGAGTGTTTCCGGGTTATAATGAGGCTTTTGAGGCCCACACGGGAGGCAGCGTGCACCGTTGATTCGCAGTCAGAGTCGCTCAGTCCAAAAAAGACGGGACGACATGGATAGGCTGGGAGCGCATCCTCTCGCGCAGGACTTCTCTTGGAGGATTTAGGTTGTTTAGGTGGAGCCACTCTTTCATGTGTTTTGTTTGTTCATGCACTGAAATTTACTAGGAATGTTGTTAATGCTTACTTTTAAGGCAAGTTGTCCAGTTATCTGCGTAAGTTACTTGGAATTCCCTGGTTGCTATTTCATTTATTTCTCACCAAAACGAAACTAGATGCGTCTGGGTGAGGAGCACAACAGTTGCCGCGAGGACAAGATCAGCGGCTTACCTGATGAGATATTAGTCTTGATCATTGACAAGCTAGATGCGCGGACAGCAACAGAGACCACTATCCTTTCAAAGCAATGGCGGGATCTCTATACACACTCGCACACAGGTTATGACCTTACGGTTGATGACATTCTCCCTCCACGGTACCACAGACTGAAGCAAATTGTGGTGGAGGCAAAGGCAAGGTATGAGGCAGAGAAGAATGCACTGAAGTTGGACGGCAGTTATGCTTCTAGAGACTGGTTATATTCCTTCAAAGACTGGAGGTGGAAAGTCTGTCTGCTAACACCCATCCTGCAACGTTATGAGCGTTGGGCCATGCGACGCTATGTTAAACGGGTGAATGCATTCCTTCTGGCTCCCGACAATGTTCAGCAACGTTCTATCCAGAAGCTGAGGCTTCAAGCTTGTGGGAGGAGCGATTTCACTGATCAATGGATCACGGAAGCGATTGGCAGATGGGGCGTTGAAGATTTGGAGCTTGTCATTGACAACTCTTCCTGGCGCTATGACTTCCGGCTGTTGGATGGATGCAAGAATGTGCGACTGAAACGGCTTGTGCTATCCAATTGTTATCATCGTTTTGCACCCAACCCCTTGACGTTTCAGAGCCTCACATCACTTACTCTGTGCAAAGAAAGTTTACGCATGCTACATGTTCTTGATATTCTGGAAAACTGCGCGCAGCTGGTGGATTTGAGGCTGAAAGATTCTGGCTGTCGCCAACCTGCTTTTAGTATCGTTATTCCTAACTCACAGTTAAAGAGTCTGCAATTGGACAACTACAACACTGTGAGTGTCCATCTGGCTTCAGTGCCTTATCTTGAAACATTTGCTTGTCGTGGTCAGCCAACTATAATACGCTATGGCGATGTGCCTCGACTTAGGCATGTGAGTCTGaacttcttgcaaactggagatAATGGCAAGGATGATTCCTCTGGTAGCAACAGGACATATCAACTAAGCAAATTCTTTGGAGGGGCACTGCCATCTCTAGAGTACCTTGTTCTGCAGTTAAGAGGGCGTCAGGTGAGTAGCTTTTCCTGAAATGACCC
This window of the Triticum aestivum cultivar Chinese Spring chromosome 5D, IWGSC CS RefSeq v2.1, whole genome shotgun sequence genome carries:
- the LOC123120416 gene encoding uncharacterized protein isoform X2; the encoded protein is MDTGADPPRHRRLRKASDVRTTAAAYPPRNGLKQIVVEAKARYEAEKNALKLDGSYASRDWLYSFKDWRWKVCLLTPILQRYERWAMRRYVKRVNAFLLAPDNVQQRSIQKLRLQACGRSDFTDQWITEAIGRWGVEDLELVIDNSSWRYDFRLLDGCKNVRLKRLVLSNCYHRFAPNPLTFQSLTSLTLCKESLRMLHVLDILENCAQLVDLRLKDSGCRQPAFSIVIPNSQLKSLQLDNYNTVSVHLASVPYLETFACRGQPTIIRYGDVPRLRHVSLNFLQTGDNGKDDSSGSNRTYQLSKFFGGALPSLEYLVLQLRGRQMWIEPTAIPVRLNHLNKLFIANVPMNWDTIWILCLVAAAPALESLHVHFDNNSEKASAAGSLDVQVEHRPHHHHLKELVVIGFDGAAWQTGFVKQIIQASPMLERAHLLDGHVVEDEDRELVGLEIVRRRREWHECERSEVLRDLADGISSPHLEIVLE
- the LOC123120416 gene encoding uncharacterized protein isoform X1, with amino-acid sequence MRLGEEHNSCREDKISGLPDEILVLIIDKLDARTATETTILSKQWRDLYTHSHTGYDLTVDDILPPRYHRLKQIVVEAKARYEAEKNALKLDGSYASRDWLYSFKDWRWKVCLLTPILQRYERWAMRRYVKRVNAFLLAPDNVQQRSIQKLRLQACGRSDFTDQWITEAIGRWGVEDLELVIDNSSWRYDFRLLDGCKNVRLKRLVLSNCYHRFAPNPLTFQSLTSLTLCKESLRMLHVLDILENCAQLVDLRLKDSGCRQPAFSIVIPNSQLKSLQLDNYNTVSVHLASVPYLETFACRGQPTIIRYGDVPRLRHVSLNFLQTGDNGKDDSSGSNRTYQLSKFFGGALPSLEYLVLQLRGRQMWIEPTAIPVRLNHLNKLFIANVPMNWDTIWILCLVAAAPALESLHVHFDNNSEKASAAGSLDVQVEHRPHHHHLKELVVIGFDGAAWQTGFVKQIIQASPMLERAHLLDGHVVEDEDRELVGLEIVRRRREWHECERSEVLRDLADGISSPHLEIVLE